A window of the Halopseudomonas phragmitis genome harbors these coding sequences:
- a CDS encoding NAD(P)/FAD-dependent oxidoreductase, whose product MVDVEVVVVGAGVVGLAIAQCLAAAGREVLVLEREPWPGQHASSRNSEVIHAGIYYPPGSLKARLCREGRDLLYAWCIERGVEHQRIGKLLVAVEENECPALARLQANARANGVELQALSGAEVLALEPELRAVAGLFSPLTGIIDSHALLQSFETALQQGSGQLSLNTEVRRLHPQADGWQVEGDSAGQAFSLRCRWLINSAGIFAQALTRSIDVELRAVPALHLCQGRYFSYSGRSPFRHLVYPMPEVNTAGLGVHATLDLGGQLRFGPDVRYVDSLDYRVDPQLREQFARAVQRYWPGCQAERLQPGYAGVRAKLSGVGEPAADFILQGPAEHGLAGLINLFGIESPGLTASLAIANEVAVRLGRL is encoded by the coding sequence ATGGTGGATGTCGAGGTGGTGGTAGTGGGAGCCGGGGTGGTCGGGTTGGCGATTGCCCAGTGCCTGGCTGCTGCTGGGCGCGAGGTGCTGGTGCTGGAGCGTGAGCCCTGGCCGGGGCAGCACGCCTCCAGTCGCAACAGCGAGGTGATCCATGCCGGGATCTACTACCCGCCAGGTTCGCTCAAGGCCCGCTTGTGCCGCGAGGGGCGTGATCTGCTGTATGCCTGGTGTATCGAGCGTGGGGTGGAGCATCAGCGGATCGGCAAGCTGCTGGTGGCGGTTGAGGAGAACGAGTGTCCGGCGTTGGCGCGGCTGCAGGCCAATGCGCGGGCCAACGGAGTCGAGCTGCAAGCGCTGAGCGGTGCCGAGGTGCTGGCGCTGGAACCGGAATTGCGGGCGGTGGCTGGGTTGTTTTCGCCGCTGACCGGCATCATCGACAGTCACGCCCTGTTGCAGTCGTTCGAGACTGCACTGCAGCAAGGCAGTGGTCAGCTGAGCCTTAATACCGAGGTCAGACGCTTGCACCCTCAGGCAGATGGCTGGCAGGTTGAGGGCGACAGCGCAGGCCAGGCCTTTAGCCTGCGCTGTCGCTGGCTGATCAACAGTGCCGGGATCTTTGCCCAGGCATTGACCCGGAGCATTGACGTCGAGCTGCGAGCCGTACCGGCCTTGCACCTGTGTCAGGGGCGTTATTTCAGTTACAGCGGCCGTTCACCCTTTCGTCATCTGGTCTATCCGATGCCAGAGGTCAACACCGCCGGGCTGGGGGTGCATGCGACGCTTGATCTGGGCGGGCAACTGCGTTTCGGCCCGGATGTACGCTATGTCGATAGCCTTGATTATCGGGTTGATCCGCAGTTGCGCGAGCAGTTTGCCAGGGCCGTGCAGCGCTATTGGCCCGGCTGCCAGGCCGAGCGCCTGCAGCCGGGTTATGCCGGTGTCCGCGCCAAGCTGTCCGGGGTCGGGGAACCGGCTGCCGATTTCATTCTCCAAGGTCCTGCCGAGCATGGCCTGGCCGGGCTGATCAACCTGTTCGGCATCGAGTCACCGGGGCTGACCGCCAGCCTGGCCATCGCCAATGAGGTCGCGGTCCGGCTCGGCAGGCTTTAA
- a CDS encoding AsmA family protein, translating into MKSLAKLIGLVVFGVVVLAVGILFFLTRMFDPNDYKEHIQQAARDKASVELTLGGDIGWSLFPWLGIELKDVGVAPLHDPDQPLAQVGSLGLGVEVLPLLRRQLRMSDVILDSVSLNLIKDADGKGNWESIGQPAESPARTPQPPAETEPPARQPAPQTTAGELDISIESVRITNARIHYEDRQSGERLQFEDVNLSTGALVEGQPFDLAFLGLMLAEQPVMRTRIDLKGVAQFDLGLKRYQLEALNLKIDASGEPFSGRAVSLQLQGDALVDLAAQVAELNQMRLSLADMRATGQLRASELDKALKLGGQLDVAEFNARELLRSLGQEVPETADPRALEKVALTARLNGSSNSLMLEQLKLVLDGTELSGSLGVADFERQALRFQLTGNQLNIDNYLPPSEKPTTSAAPAGRPGGSSSTAEPEPWSDEPVLPLELLARLDVDGSLDLQQVRLTELDIAPFKAAVVARNGRVRLNNLEGGVFGGQFKASAEIDTRQTPVSLSVSKQLTGMDSLAVQRAYEVAEQFRGRLDLTLEARSSGNSIKRWIETMNGNARFSVSDGALLGVNLEQQLCRAIALANRRSLSEAHGSEDTPFRSLNGSFRIVSGKVSGDDLVAALPGIQVKGRGDIDLPPQRLDYRLGLLLEGDTREMPDPACQVNQRYVGIEWPVRCRGYLHNAASSCNVDTDGVAQIAARLVGSEAQRKVEERLQERLGDQAPAVRETIRGLFNR; encoded by the coding sequence ATGAAGTCGCTGGCCAAACTGATAGGTCTGGTGGTGTTCGGGGTAGTGGTACTGGCGGTCGGGATTCTGTTTTTCCTGACCCGGATGTTCGACCCGAACGACTACAAGGAACACATCCAGCAAGCCGCACGGGACAAGGCCAGTGTCGAGCTGACCCTGGGCGGAGATATTGGCTGGTCGCTGTTCCCCTGGCTGGGTATCGAACTCAAGGATGTTGGCGTTGCGCCGCTGCATGATCCTGATCAGCCCTTGGCACAGGTCGGTTCACTGGGGCTGGGCGTTGAAGTTCTGCCGCTGCTGCGTCGGCAGTTGCGTATGAGCGACGTGATCCTCGACAGCGTCAGTCTCAATCTGATCAAGGATGCCGACGGCAAGGGCAACTGGGAGTCCATCGGTCAGCCGGCCGAGTCGCCCGCGCGCACGCCACAACCGCCAGCCGAGACCGAGCCGCCAGCCCGTCAGCCAGCGCCGCAGACCACTGCAGGCGAGCTGGATATTTCCATCGAAAGTGTGCGCATTACCAATGCGCGGATTCACTACGAAGACCGCCAGAGTGGTGAGCGCCTGCAGTTCGAGGATGTCAACCTGAGTACCGGGGCACTGGTCGAAGGTCAGCCGTTCGATCTGGCCTTTCTTGGGCTGATGCTCGCCGAGCAGCCGGTCATGCGCACCCGCATCGATCTCAAGGGGGTAGCGCAGTTCGATCTGGGGCTCAAGCGTTACCAGCTTGAGGCGCTTAATCTCAAGATCGACGCCAGTGGTGAGCCGTTCTCCGGGCGGGCGGTCAGTCTGCAGTTGCAGGGTGATGCGCTGGTCGACCTGGCTGCCCAGGTGGCGGAGCTGAACCAGATGCGCCTGAGCCTGGCCGACATGCGCGCCACCGGGCAACTGCGGGCCAGTGAGCTGGACAAAGCCTTGAAGCTCGGTGGCCAGCTCGATGTGGCCGAATTCAATGCCCGCGAGTTGCTGCGCTCGCTCGGCCAGGAGGTGCCGGAAACTGCCGACCCGCGAGCACTGGAAAAAGTGGCCCTGACTGCACGACTCAATGGCAGCAGCAACAGCCTGATGCTGGAGCAGCTCAAGCTGGTGCTCGATGGCACCGAACTCAGTGGCAGTTTGGGAGTAGCTGACTTCGAGCGGCAGGCCCTGCGCTTTCAACTGACGGGCAACCAGTTGAATATCGACAACTACCTGCCGCCGAGTGAGAAGCCCACAACCTCGGCGGCCCCGGCCGGACGCCCGGGTGGCAGCAGTTCGACGGCTGAGCCCGAGCCCTGGAGCGATGAGCCGGTATTGCCGCTTGAGTTGCTGGCGCGGCTGGATGTCGATGGCAGCCTGGATCTGCAGCAGGTGCGTCTGACCGAGCTGGATATCGCGCCGTTCAAGGCGGCTGTGGTGGCCCGCAATGGCCGGGTCCGGTTGAATAATCTTGAGGGCGGGGTGTTTGGTGGCCAGTTCAAGGCTTCTGCTGAGATCGATACCCGCCAGACTCCGGTCAGCCTGAGTGTCAGCAAGCAGTTGACCGGTATGGACTCGCTGGCGGTGCAACGTGCCTATGAGGTCGCCGAACAGTTTCGCGGCCGGCTGGACCTGACCCTTGAGGCGCGCTCAAGCGGCAACAGCATCAAGCGCTGGATCGAAACCATGAACGGTAATGCCCGTTTCAGTGTCAGCGACGGTGCTCTGCTCGGGGTCAATCTTGAGCAGCAGTTGTGCCGGGCCATTGCCCTGGCCAACCGGCGCAGTCTGAGCGAAGCGCATGGCAGCGAAGATACCCCGTTCCGCAGCCTGAACGGCAGCTTCCGGATCGTCAGCGGTAAGGTCAGCGGTGATGATCTGGTCGCCGCGCTGCCGGGTATCCAGGTCAAGGGCCGGGGCGATATCGATCTGCCGCCGCAGCGTCTGGACTATCGCCTGGGGCTGTTGCTGGAGGGCGATACCCGGGAAATGCCGGATCCGGCCTGCCAGGTCAATCAGCGCTATGTTGGCATCGAGTGGCCAGTGCGCTGCCGTGGCTATCTGCATAATGCCGCCAGCAGTTGCAACGTGGATACCGATGGTGTGGCCCAGATTGCTGCCCGGTTGGTGGGCAGTGAGGCACAGCGCAAGGTTGAGGAGCGTCTGCAGGAGCGCCTGGGCGATCAGGCCCCGGCCGTGCGCGAGACCATTCGCGGGCTGTTCAACCGGTGA
- the mutY gene encoding A/G-specific adenine glycosylase, with product MSPEAFSQAVLQWYDSHGRKDLPWQQGITPYRVWVSEIMLQQTQVATVIPYFERFMQVLPDVFALAAAPADEVLHLWTGLGYYSRARNLHKAAQLVVQQHDGVFPHDLEALTELPGIGRSTAGAIASLSMGLRAPILDGNVKRVLARYHAVEGWPGETRVQAQLWQLAERYTPQQRVNHYTQAMMDLGATLCTRSKPMCLVCPLQAGCQARVLGQPTAYPHSKPRKALPVRQCVMPLLVNSGGDIWLERRPDSGLWGGLWCPPQLDDGAQLADWLQQRGWQAGEPAVLEPLRHTFSHFHLDIQPLLLQVGPGAGVAEGGQVWYNLRQPSRLGLAAPVKKLLKRVAPLIDKA from the coding sequence GTGAGTCCTGAAGCTTTTTCCCAGGCGGTATTGCAGTGGTACGACAGCCACGGGCGCAAGGATCTGCCCTGGCAGCAGGGGATTACCCCGTATCGGGTCTGGGTGTCGGAGATCATGCTGCAGCAGACCCAGGTGGCGACGGTGATCCCCTATTTCGAGCGCTTCATGCAGGTGCTGCCGGATGTGTTCGCCCTGGCCGCCGCGCCGGCTGACGAGGTGCTGCATCTGTGGACCGGGCTTGGCTACTACAGTCGGGCGCGTAACCTGCACAAGGCCGCGCAGCTGGTGGTGCAGCAGCATGACGGCGTGTTTCCGCACGACCTGGAGGCCCTGACTGAGCTGCCGGGGATCGGCCGCTCCACGGCCGGCGCCATCGCCAGCCTGAGCATGGGGTTGCGCGCGCCGATTCTGGACGGCAACGTCAAGCGGGTGCTGGCGCGTTATCACGCGGTCGAGGGTTGGCCTGGTGAAACCCGGGTGCAGGCCCAGTTGTGGCAGTTGGCCGAACGCTATACGCCGCAGCAACGGGTCAATCACTACACCCAGGCGATGATGGATCTGGGGGCCACGCTCTGTACCCGCAGCAAGCCGATGTGCCTGGTGTGTCCGCTGCAAGCTGGCTGTCAGGCCCGAGTGCTTGGTCAGCCTACGGCTTATCCGCACTCCAAGCCGCGCAAGGCATTGCCGGTGCGCCAATGTGTAATGCCGCTGCTGGTCAATTCGGGTGGTGACATCTGGCTTGAGCGACGCCCCGATTCGGGGCTCTGGGGTGGGCTTTGGTGCCCGCCTCAGCTCGATGATGGTGCACAGTTGGCTGACTGGCTCCAGCAACGTGGCTGGCAGGCTGGTGAGCCTGCGGTGCTGGAGCCGCTGCGCCACACCTTCAGTCATTTCCACCTGGATATACAGCCTCTGTTGTTGCAGGTCGGGCCTGGCGCTGGCGTGGCCGAGGGCGGGCAGGTCTGGTATAACCTGCGCCAACCGTCCCGCCTGGGCCTGGCCGCACCGGTCAAGAAACTGCTCAAACGGGTCGCCCCGCTGATCGACAAGGCTTGA
- a CDS encoding oxidative damage protection protein encodes MTRTVMCRKYKQELPGLDRPPYPGPKGEAIYQDVSKRAWDEWTAHQTMLINERRLNMMDPEDRKFIQQEMEKFLSGEEYAQAEGYVPPTE; translated from the coding sequence ATGACACGCACCGTGATGTGCCGCAAATACAAGCAGGAGCTGCCGGGTCTGGACCGGCCGCCGTATCCAGGGCCCAAGGGCGAGGCAATCTATCAGGACGTGTCCAAGCGTGCCTGGGACGAGTGGACCGCCCATCAGACCATGCTGATCAACGAGCGGCGGCTGAACATGATGGATCCGGAGGATCGCAAGTTCATCCAGCAGGAGATGGAGAAATTCCTGTCCGGGGAAGAGTACGCCCAGGCTGAGGGCTATGTGCCGCCAACCGAGTGA
- a CDS encoding ABC transporter ATP-binding protein, whose amino-acid sequence MTPPALEVRNLHKRYGDLEVLKGVDLIARDGDVISILGSSGSGKSTLLRCINLLENPHAGQIFVAGEELKLKSGKDGALVAADNKQINRLRARVGFVFQSFNLWPHMSILDNIIEAPRRVLGQSKADAIAAAEVFLEKVGIADKRHAFPAQLSGGQQQRAAIARTLAMQPRVILFDEPTSALDPEMVNEVLSVIRALADEGRTMLLVTHEMGFARQVSSQVVFLHKGQVEEIGTPEQVFEHPKSERCKQFMSSHR is encoded by the coding sequence GTGACACCCCCTGCTCTGGAAGTACGTAACCTGCATAAACGCTACGGCGACCTTGAAGTACTCAAGGGCGTCGATCTGATCGCCCGGGACGGTGACGTGATCTCGATCCTGGGCTCATCCGGCTCCGGCAAGAGCACCCTGTTGCGTTGCATCAATCTGCTGGAGAACCCCCATGCCGGGCAGATCTTTGTTGCCGGCGAGGAACTCAAGCTCAAGTCTGGCAAGGATGGCGCACTGGTTGCCGCCGACAACAAGCAGATCAATCGCCTGCGTGCGCGGGTCGGCTTCGTGTTTCAGAGCTTCAACCTGTGGCCGCACATGAGCATTCTCGACAACATCATCGAGGCGCCGCGCCGGGTGTTGGGGCAGTCCAAGGCCGATGCGATTGCCGCCGCCGAGGTGTTCCTGGAAAAGGTCGGCATTGCCGACAAGCGTCATGCCTTTCCGGCCCAGTTGTCTGGCGGTCAGCAGCAACGGGCAGCGATCGCCCGGACCCTGGCCATGCAACCACGGGTGATCCTGTTTGATGAACCGACCTCGGCACTTGACCCGGAAATGGTCAACGAAGTGCTGTCAGTGATTCGGGCGCTGGCCGACGAGGGGCGTACTATGCTGTTGGTGACTCATGAAATGGGCTTTGCCCGCCAGGTGTCCAGTCAGGTGGTATTTCTGCACAAGGGGCAGGTCGAGGAAATCGGCACCCCGGAGCAAGTGTTCGAGCATCCGAAATCGGAGCGCTGCAAGCAGTTCATGTCCAGCCATAGGTAA